In one window of Neofelis nebulosa isolate mNeoNeb1 chromosome 15, mNeoNeb1.pri, whole genome shotgun sequence DNA:
- the PRG4 gene encoding proteoglycan 4 isoform X22 has translation MEWKILPMYLLLLSVFLIQQVSSQDLPSCAGRCGEGYSRDATCNCDYNCQHYMECCPDFKKVCTVELSCKGRCFESFARGRECDCDSECKKYGKCCSDYENFCGKVHNPPSPSSKTVPPAPGASQTIKSTTKRSPKSPNKKKTKKVIESEEITEEHSVSENQESSSSSSSSSSTIRKVKSSKNSAANKELKKKPKVKDSKKEKTPKKKPNPEPPVVDEDGSGLDNGDVKLTPTPDIPTTQRNKVTTSPKITTVKPTNPKPSLPPNSDTPKETSSTTSEETAVETKETSITNKQTSNREKEKTTSPKEKKSAEKTPAKDFEPTSKAPTTSTPKAETTTKSSAPTTTKKPVPTTPKKPAPTTPKKPAPTTKEPTPTTPKKPAPTTKEPAPTTPKKPAPTTKEPVPTTPKKPAPTTKEPAPTTKEPTPTTPKKPAPTTKEPTPTTPKKPAPTTKEPAPTTPKKPAPTTKEPVPTTPKKPAPTTPKQPAPTTKEPTPTTPKKSAPTTPKEPASTTTKEPPPTAPTEPALTTPKEPTPTAPKEAAPTTPNKPAPITTKEPAPTAPKEPAPTTPKEPAPTAPKEAAPTTPNKPAPITTKEPAPTAPKEPAPTTPKEPAPMAPTEPAPTTPKEPVSTAPKEPSPSIPKEPAPMAPTEPAPTTPKEPAPTAPKEPAPSIPKEPAPSIPKEPAPTVPKEPAPSIPKEPAPTAPKEPAPSIPKEPAPTVPKEPAPSIPKEPAPSIPKEPAPTVPKEPAPSIPKEPAPTAPKEPAPSIPKEPAPTVPKETAPTTTKEPIPKLLKEPTPASLETPAPTNSEGSTTTTMEPPTTPKNPAESTPEFPKEPTPKALENSPKEPVIPVTKAPGVTTPEITTTAKDKTTEKDIHMTPGIMAAVPTSTPTEEKTTDSKTRITTQVTSATSSKNTPQATTLAPKVMTTTKKATTSEETMNKPEETTAAPKDRANPKVSTPKSQKPTKAPKRPTSTKKPNTIPKRRKPKTTPTPPRMTTSTVPKLHPTSSTKAILQTTTSPNQTPNSEIVEVNPNKDGDAAGEKPHTIPRPPVLTPIFIPGTDILVRGSNQDIAINSMLSDETNLCNGKPVDGLTALRNGTLVAFRGHYFWMLNPFSPPSPARKITEVWGIPSPVDTVFTRCNCEGKTFFFKDSQYWRFTNDIKDAGYPKQIVKGFGGLNGKIVAALSIAKYKERPESVYFFKRGGGIQQYIYKQEPVRKCTGRRPAINYSVYGETTQVRRRRFERAIGPSQTHTIRIRYSPIRVSYQDKGFLHNEVKMSLYWRGFPNVVTSAIALPNTRKPDGYDYYAFSKDQYYNIDEPSRTARVITTRSGRTLSNVWYNCP, from the exons atttaccaAGCTGTGCAGGGAGATGTGGGGAAGGGTATTCTAGAGATGCCACCTGCAACTGTGATTATAACTGTCAACACTACATGGAGTGCTGCCCTGATTTCAAGAAAGTCTGCACTGTGG AGCTTTCCTGTAAAGGCCGCTGCTTCGAGTCCTTTGCAAGAGGGAGGGAGTGCGACTGTGACTCGGAATGTAAGAAGTATGGCAAGTGCTGTTCCGATTATGAGAATTTTTGTGGAAAAG TGCATAATCCCCCATCACCATCTTCAAAGACTGTACCTCCAGCTCCAGGAGCATCTCAAACCATCAAATCAACAACCAAACGTTCACCCAAATCACCAAACAAGAAGAAGACTAAGAAAGTTATAGAATCAGAGGAAATAACAGAAG aacattctgtttctgaaaatcaagagtcttcttcctcctcttcctcttcctcttcaactATTCGGAAAGTCAAGTCTTCCAAAAATTCAGCTGCtaataaagaattaaagaagaaaccCAAAG taaaagatagcaagaaggaaaaaactcCTAAAAAGAAACCTAACCCTGAACCACCAGTTGTAGATGAAGATGGAAGTGGACTGGACAATGGTGACGTCAAGCTCACCCCGACTCCTGACATTCCTACCACCCAACGCAATAAAGTTACCACGTCTCCCAAGATTACAACAGTCAAACCGACAAATCCAAAACCCAGTCTTCCACCTAATTCTGATACACCCAAAGAGACATCTTCAACAACCAGTGAGGAGACAGCAGTTGAAACTAAAGAGACTTCTATAACGAATAAACAGACttcaaatagagaaaaagagaagactacttcacctaaagagaaaaaaagtgcgGAGAAAACACCTGCTAAAGATTTTGAACCGACATCCAAAGCTCCTACTACATCTACACCAAAAGCTGAAACTACAACCAAATCTtctgctcccaccaccaccaagaaacCTGTTCCCACTACCCCCAAGAAGCCTGCACCCACCACTCCCAAGAAGCCTGCACCCACGACCAAAGAGCCTACACCCACCACCCCCAAGAAGCCTGCACCCACCACCAAAGAGcctgcacccaccacccccaAGAAGCCTGCACCCACCACCAAAGAGCCTGTACCCACCACCCCCAAGAAGCCTGCACCCACCACCAAAGAGCCTGCACCCACCACCAAAGAGCCTACACCCACCACTCCCAAGAAGCCTGCACCCACGACCAAAGAGCCTACACCCACCACCCCCAAGAAGCCTGCACCCACCACCAAAGAGcctgcacccaccacccccaAGAAGCCTGCACCCACCACCAAAGAGCCTGTACCCACCACCCCCAAGAAGcctgcacccaccacccccaAGCAGCCTGCACCCACCACCAAAGAGCCTACAC CCACCACCCCCAAGAAGTCTGCTCCCACCACTCCTAAGGAGCCTGCATCCACTACCACCAAAGAACCTCCACCCACAGCCCCCACAGAGCCTGCACTCACCACTCCAAAGGAGCCTACACCCACTGCCCCCAAGGAGGCTgcacccaccacccccaacaAGCCTGCTCCTATTACCACCAAGGAACCTGCACCCACGGCCCCCAAGGAGCCTGCACCTACCACCCCCAAGGAACCTGCACCCACAGCCCCCAAGGAGGCTgcacccaccacccccaacaAGCCTGCTCCTATTACCACCAAGGAGCCTGCACCCACGGCCCCCAAGGAGCCTGCACCTACCACTCCCAAGGAACCTGCACCCATGGCCCCCACAGAGCCTGCACCCACCACTCCCAAGGAGCCTGTATCCACAGCCCCCAAGGAACCTTCTCCCAGCATTCCCAAGGAGCCTGCACCCATGGCCCCCACAGAGCCTGCACCCACCACTCCCAAGGAGCCTGCACCCACAGCCCCCAAGGAACCTGCTCCCAGCATTCCCAAGGAGC CTGCTCCCAGCATTCCCAAGGAGCCTGCACCCACAGTCCCCAAAGAACCTGCTCCCAGCATTCCCAAGGAGCCTGCACCCACAGCCCCCAAAGAACCTGCTCCCAGCATTCCCAAGGAGCCTGCACCCACAGTCCCCAAAGAACCTGCTCCCAGCATTCCCAAGGAGC CTGCTCCCAGCATTCCCAAGGAGCCTGCACCCACAGTCCCCAAAGAACCTGCTCCCAGCATTCCCAAGGAGCCTGCACCCACAGCCCCCAAAGAACCTGCTCCCAGCATTCCCAAGGAGCCTGCACCCACGGTCCCCAAGGAGActgctcccaccaccaccaaggagCCCATCCCCAAACTTCTCAAGGAGCCCACTCCAGCTTCTCTTGAGACACCTGCTCCAACCAACTCAGAGGGCTCTACTACAACCACCATGGAGCCTCCCACTACTCCCAAAAACCCTGCTGAATCAACTCCTGAGTTTCCCAAAGAACCCACACCAAAGGCTCTTGAAAACAGTCCCAAAGAACCTGTTATACCTGTAACTAAGGCTCCTGGAGTGACCACACCTGAAATCACTACAACAGCTAaagacaaaacaacagaaaaagacatACACATGACACCTGGAATTATGGCCGCTGTACCTACATCAACTCCGACAGAAGAAAAGACCACTGATTCCAAAACAAGAATAACCACACAAGTAACATCAGCCACATCATCCAAAAATACTCCTCAAGCCACAACTCTTGCACCCAAAGTAATGACTACAACAAAAAAGGCAACTACATCTGAAGAGACTATGAATAAACCCGAAGAAACCACAGCTGCACCAAAAGACAGAGCTAATCCTAAAGTGTCAACTCCTAAATCCCAAAAGCCAACCAAAGCACCAAAAAGGCCCACTTCTACCAAAAAGCCAAACACGATACCTaaaaggagaaaaccaaagaCTACACCAACTCCCCCAAGGATGACTACATCAACAGTGCCCAAATTACACCCCACCTCTTCCACAAAAGCCATTCTCCAAACTACCACCAGCCCCAACCAAACACCTAACTCAGAAATAGTTGAAGTAAATCCAAATAAGGATGGAGATGCTGCGGGAGAAAAACCTCACACGATCCCCAGGCCCCCTGTGTTAACTCCTATATTTATCCCAGGCACAGATATCTTAGTGAGAGGATCCAATCAAGACATTGCCATCAACTCCATGCTTTCAG acGAGACTAATTTATGCAATGGTAAGCCAGTAGATGGGCTGACTGCTTTGCGCAATGGAACACTAGTTGCATTTCGAG GTCATTATTTCTGGATGCTAAATCCATTCAGTCCACCATCTCCAGCTCGTAAAATTACTGAAGTTTGGGGTATTCCCTCCCCCGTTGATACTGTTTTTACTAGGTGCAACTGTGAAGGAAAAACTTTCTTCTTTAAg GATTCTCAGTACTGGCGTTTCACCAATGACATAAAAGATGCAGGGTATCCCAAACAAATTGTAAAAGGATTTGGAGGactaaatggaaaaatagtgGCAGCTCTCTCCATAGCTAAATACAAGGAAAGACCTGaatctgtgtattttttcaaGAGAG GTGGTGGCATTCAGCAGTATATTTATAAACAGGAACCCGTCAGAAAGTGCACTGGTAGAAGGCCTGCTATCAATTATTCAGTGTATGGAGAAACAACACAGGTTAGGAGACGTCGCTTTGAACGCGCCATAGGACCTTCTCAAACACACACCATCAGAATTCGCTATTCACCCATCAGAGTCTCTTATCAAGACAAAG GTTTCCTCcataatgaagttaaaatgagtTTATACTGGAGAGGATTTCCAAATGTGGTTACTTCAGCTATAGCACTGCCCAACACCAGAAAACCTGATGGCTATGATTATTATGCCTTTTCTAAAG aTCAATACTATAACATCGATGAACCAAGTAGAACAGCAAGAGTCATTACTACTCGTTCTGGGCGGACCTTGTCCAATGTCTGGTACAACTGTCCTTAG